TTGCCAAAAGCACCAGAACTGGCAGTGCCAAAACAGATCGACACACGTAGATTTGCCAAAGCGTCATGTCGGCACTGGAAAATTTCACAAAGGCATCGGTCAGCGCCATCGCAAAGACCGTCAGCAGAATTGTAAAGATGCCTGTGATCAGGGATTGGTTTTTTTCTGAAGTGGTCATTGTTCGCCTCCGTTAACTGATGAACGTAGATCATATCGGGCTTGGATTGTGTGGAAATGGAGTATAATCTAATTAGTATGGTTAGAGTTTCTACATAATGAGCCGCGTTGATCTAAACGGCTTACGCACTTTCTTGGCGATTGCTGACAGCGGCACGTTGCGGTCTGCCAGTGACGTCCTCGGTGTCAATCCGTCGGCGGTGTCCCAACAACTCAAGGCGTTTGAGGACAGCGTTGGGACGGCATTGTTTGTACGCAATACTAGATCAGTGGCGTTCACGGATGCTGGAAAAACTCTGTATAATCGAACACACAACATCTTCACCGAAATTGACGCTGCATTGAGCGCGACCCGTCGCACTGCAAGTGTCGCGTCTGGCCAGCTACGTATAACTATGCCTTATCGCGCATGGCAGTTGGCCATCGCCCCTCGTATCGCGGCGTTCAATACGGCGTTCCCTGACATTGACCTGGACATCAGCGTCGATGAAGACCTGACAGATATTGTAAAAGGCAGGTTTCACGCGGGTATCAGGTTGGGTGATTATTTGGCTGACGAAATGATAGCTGTCGCGCTGACCAAGCCGCAGAC
This window of the Roseovarius sp. EL26 genome carries:
- a CDS encoding LysR family transcriptional regulator, with the protein product MSRVDLNGLRTFLAIADSGTLRSASDVLGVNPSAVSQQLKAFEDSVGTALFVRNTRSVAFTDAGKTLYNRTHNIFTEIDAALSATRRTASVASGQLRITMPYRAWQLAIAPRIAAFNTAFPDIDLDISVDEDLTDIVKGRFHAGIRLGDYLADEMIAVALTKPQTATYVATKGYLDLNGTPQTPADLSQHDCIRYRQISTGQIAPWRFIEGSAETHIDVTGNLVFNDLRSVVDAAAHGLGIGWTLRDGVEAQIASGELVEVMPDCTPDRPRFYLYYPKQLKSLSRLRAFIDHFAVGSGR